A window of Clostridium sp. 'White wine YQ' contains these coding sequences:
- a CDS encoding aminopeptidase P family protein, whose product MNVRDKIKRLRELMKENNVQAYIVPSYDAHQSEYVAEYFKCRQWISGFTGSAGTIVITLEDAGLWTDGRYYIQAENELKDTGIRLFRMVDPGVPSYTEWLKETLKENDMIGFDGRVFSINMVKAMEKEFNDKKISLKIDLDLIDELWKDRPEIPKEKIFIHDVKYAGKSRNAKLALVRNSMKAMGANYHLLSSLDDIAWLLNIRGNDVPNNPVVLSNILISMEECYLFINLQKVPNEVKLELESDGIELCDYYEIEKALKKLKAEDSIILDGDKVNASLYYSINEQAKKIDAINITTNLKSIKNETEIESLRECEINDGVAMVRFIKWLKENVGTEVITEMSADKKLQEFRSEQELFVGPSFDTIAGYKDHAAMMHYKANTEIQYNLKNEGLFLVDSGGQYFNGTTDTTRTIVLGELTEEEKKDFTLVLKGHIGLSTAKFLYGATGSNLDILARQPIWEQGLDYKCGTGHGVGFFLNVHEGPQRISQVPNGIKLEKGMIITNEPGVYKEGKHGIRTENMMVVCEDAKTEFGQFMRFESVTYCPIDLDGIDKEMLTENEIKWLNNYHKDIYLKLAPKLTQEEREWLKEQTRDL is encoded by the coding sequence ATGAATGTAAGGGACAAAATAAAACGACTAAGAGAATTAATGAAAGAGAACAATGTACAAGCATACATAGTTCCAAGTTATGATGCGCACCAAAGCGAATATGTAGCTGAGTATTTTAAGTGTAGACAGTGGATATCTGGATTTACTGGTTCTGCAGGAACAATAGTGATTACATTAGAGGATGCAGGTCTATGGACAGATGGCAGGTATTATATTCAGGCTGAAAATGAATTGAAAGACACAGGCATAAGATTATTTAGGATGGTAGATCCTGGTGTGCCTTCATACACAGAATGGCTCAAGGAGACATTAAAAGAAAATGATATGATTGGATTTGATGGTAGAGTTTTTTCAATAAATATGGTTAAAGCTATGGAAAAAGAATTTAATGATAAGAAAATATCCTTAAAAATTGATTTAGACTTAATAGATGAATTATGGAAAGATAGACCTGAAATCCCTAAGGAAAAGATATTTATCCATGATGTAAAATATGCTGGTAAATCCAGAAACGCAAAATTAGCACTAGTAAGAAACTCTATGAAAGCAATGGGAGCAAATTATCACCTATTAAGTTCATTAGACGATATAGCATGGCTTTTAAATATCAGGGGAAATGATGTGCCAAATAATCCAGTAGTTCTTTCAAACATTTTAATATCAATGGAAGAATGCTATTTATTTATAAATTTACAAAAGGTACCAAATGAAGTTAAGTTAGAACTTGAATCTGATGGAATAGAGTTATGTGACTATTACGAAATAGAGAAGGCTTTAAAGAAATTAAAAGCAGAAGATAGTATAATTCTAGATGGAGATAAAGTAAATGCAAGCTTATACTATTCAATAAACGAACAAGCTAAGAAAATTGATGCTATAAATATTACTACTAATCTTAAATCTATCAAAAATGAAACAGAAATAGAAAGCTTAAGAGAATGTGAAATAAATGACGGAGTAGCCATGGTAAGGTTCATAAAATGGCTAAAAGAAAATGTAGGTACAGAAGTAATTACAGAGATGAGTGCTGATAAAAAGTTACAGGAATTTAGAAGTGAGCAAGAATTATTTGTAGGACCTAGTTTTGACACTATAGCTGGATACAAGGATCATGCAGCAATGATGCATTATAAAGCAAATACTGAAATACAATATAACTTGAAGAATGAAGGACTTTTTTTAGTAGATTCAGGTGGACAATATTTTAATGGTACAACTGATACCACTAGAACTATAGTATTGGGTGAACTTACTGAAGAGGAAAAAAAGGATTTTACACTAGTGTTAAAGGGACATATTGGACTAAGCACTGCAAAGTTTTTATATGGAGCTACTGGATCTAACTTAGATATTTTAGCAAGACAACCTATCTGGGAGCAGGGGTTAGATTATAAGTGCGGAACAGGACATGGTGTTGGATTTTTTTTAAATGTTCACGAGGGACCACAAAGAATAAGCCAAGTACCTAATGGAATTAAGTTAGAAAAGGGTATGATAATCACCAATGAACCAGGAGTATATAAAGAAGGAAAGCATGGTATTAGAACAGAAAATATGATGGTAGTATGTGAAGATGCTAAAACCGAATTTGGACAATTTATGAGGTTTGAATCAGTTACTTATTGTCCTATAGATTTAGATGGAATAGATAAGGAGATGCTTACAGAAAATGAAATTAAATGGTTAAATAATTATCATAAGGATATTTATTTAAAGCTAGCTCCTAAATTAACTCAAGAGGAAAGAGAATGGTTGAAAGAACAAACCAGAGATTTATAG
- the nagZ gene encoding beta-N-acetylhexosaminidase yields the protein MKKNISILISCILVVFLVACNITKKEKVSPYSDDIQMKLNKMSLEEKIDQMIMLSIDEVVKDGGRVKFTEMNEATKSFLSKHQLAGVILFKFNMIDKLQTEKLTKDIQNLSKVNKFFIATDQEGGRISKIPTENKTMTAREIGNTKDPNNAYKAARIIGGDLKSLGLNLDFAPVMDVDTNPNNPIIGDRAFSNDPKIVGEFGVKFMEGLHSHGILATAKHFPGHGDTTGDSHKELVKVNQPLQRIENVELYPFKKAIENNVDMIMVGHIIVPALDDDKTPASLSKKMMTSLLKEKMGFKGVVITDAFDMKAITQNYEIKSAVVQAINAGADIILMPVAVVPGENEKDYEELVRFIKEKVQAGEISESRINDAVTRILTAKKSL from the coding sequence ATGAAAAAAAATATATCAATATTAATATCATGTATACTTGTAGTTTTTTTAGTTGCATGTAACATAACTAAAAAGGAAAAGGTAAGTCCTTATTCAGATGATATTCAAATGAAACTTAACAAAATGTCACTAGAAGAAAAGATAGATCAGATGATTATGCTTTCAATTGATGAAGTGGTTAAAGACGGTGGCAGGGTAAAGTTTACAGAGATGAATGAAGCAACCAAAAGTTTTTTAAGCAAACATCAGTTAGCAGGAGTTATATTATTTAAGTTTAATATGATAGATAAATTACAGACTGAAAAGCTAACTAAAGATATTCAAAATTTAAGCAAAGTAAATAAATTTTTTATTGCAACAGACCAAGAGGGTGGGAGAATTAGTAAAATACCAACTGAAAACAAAACGATGACTGCAAGAGAAATAGGAAATACTAAAGATCCAAACAATGCATATAAAGCAGCTAGAATCATTGGTGGTGATTTAAAATCTTTAGGACTAAATTTAGATTTTGCACCAGTAATGGATGTGGACACCAATCCTAATAATCCAATAATTGGGGACAGAGCATTTAGTAATGACCCAAAGATTGTAGGTGAATTTGGTGTTAAATTCATGGAAGGATTACATTCTCATGGAATATTAGCAACAGCAAAACATTTTCCGGGGCATGGAGATACAACTGGTGATTCCCATAAGGAGTTAGTGAAGGTAAATCAACCTTTACAGAGAATTGAAAATGTTGAATTATACCCTTTTAAAAAAGCAATAGAAAATAATGTTGATATGATTATGGTGGGACATATAATTGTGCCTGCATTAGATGATGATAAAACTCCTGCAAGCTTATCTAAAAAGATGATGACTTCACTATTGAAAGAAAAAATGGGCTTTAAAGGAGTGGTCATAACAGATGCGTTTGATATGAAGGCAATAACACAAAACTATGAAATTAAATCAGCTGTAGTGCAAGCTATAAATGCAGGTGCAGATATTATTTTAATGCCTGTGGCAGTGGTTCCGGGTGAAAATGAAAAGGATTATGAAGAATTAGTTAGGTTTATTAAGGAGAAAGTTCAAGCTGGTGAAATTTCCGAAAGTAGAATAAATGATGCAGTTACAAGAATTTTAACTGCAAAAAAAAGTTTATAG
- a CDS encoding DUF488 domain-containing protein: MDIYTIGHSNYSVERLIDMLNYYKINCVVDIRGTPYSKYNVQFNKETIRNTLLNRGFMYIYMGKEFAAQRENRDLYTKEGYADFEKVVEDKDFLSGIERLKLGCEKGYRIVLMGAMQDPINCHRSILLGRALINNGFNLKHILHDYSLATQEELEEKMLEKYFSTRNQVTIDTLLGIEPNREELIKKCYRESNKEIGNRVEKNNPKNF; encoded by the coding sequence ATGGATATATATACAATAGGTCATTCAAATTATTCAGTTGAGAGACTAATTGATATGTTAAATTATTATAAGATAAATTGTGTAGTTGATATAAGGGGGACTCCTTACTCAAAATATAATGTTCAATTTAATAAAGAAACTATAAGGAATACTTTATTAAATAGAGGTTTTATGTATATATACATGGGGAAAGAATTTGCAGCTCAACGGGAAAATAGAGATTTATATACGAAGGAAGGATATGCAGATTTTGAGAAAGTAGTAGAAGATAAAGATTTCTTATCTGGAATTGAAAGGTTAAAACTTGGATGTGAAAAAGGATATAGAATAGTGCTTATGGGAGCTATGCAGGATCCTATTAACTGTCATAGATCAATTTTGCTTGGAAGAGCGTTAATTAATAACGGTTTTAATCTAAAACACATATTACATGACTATTCATTAGCTACTCAAGAAGAATTAGAAGAAAAAATGCTAGAAAAGTATTTTAGTACAAGAAATCAAGTTACAATTGATACTTTATTAGGAATAGAACCTAATAGAGAAGAGCTTATAAAAAAATGTTATAGGGAAAGTAATAAAGAAATAGGTAATAGAGTTGAAAAAAATAACCCTAAAAATTTTTAG
- a CDS encoding penicillin-binding transpeptidase domain-containing protein: MKVLKKCFIYCFLAIIPIFIIGCSKTETPTDAFNKFSDNLNNKNYKALYAMLDDSSKEYINEKDFIDKYTSIYSSLDASDIKLDAKDLSESNKSKSSELDIPFSLSMNSSFGKLDISDYTLSLIKTKDKENPWKIKWSEKLLFPQMEKGEKIKIQRIPAKRGELTDRNNVKLAFNGSVASLGIHPRKFIPSKDSSVQALASILDLTPDFISSKLKGAEDKLDEFIPLVNVSLSDKDKLQKAIEIPGVKYMEIPSRVYTGGEAIGSLVGYVAPITAEELEKNQGKGYGSSSVIGKAGLEQVFEPRLKGEDGLKLYLTRKVDNKDTEIIIVKKDSTPGENIKLSIDLALQQKVYSELSGQKGACSSINPKTGEVLSLVSSPSYDPNIFTTYKTETIKKQWDTAWSDISNNRFNNTYAPGSIFKFVTAAIGLDTGVINPEETLDIKGTEWQKDSSWGGKKITTTVGSDKPINLRDALISSNNIYFAQQALKIKADKFIEGAKAFGIGEEIPFSYPISKNQISNDNTIKSEELLADTGYGQGELLISPLQASLIYSSVVNDGNIMTPILELSDKAPQKIWKENAIKKENINILKEDLIAVVNSPTATANLAKIDGANIGGKTGTAEIKKTQDDANGTENSWFVGMNMDNPKLVVAMMMEDTKSIGGTKYLVPKVKNVLSYSMGSK, from the coding sequence ATGAAAGTATTAAAGAAATGTTTCATTTATTGTTTCTTAGCAATAATACCAATTTTTATTATTGGTTGTTCAAAAACAGAAACACCTACTGATGCATTTAATAAGTTTAGTGATAATCTAAATAATAAAAATTATAAAGCATTATATGCCATGTTAGATGATTCTTCTAAAGAATATATAAATGAAAAAGATTTTATAGACAAGTATACCAGCATTTATAGTAGTTTAGACGCTTCAGATATAAAATTAGACGCTAAGGATTTATCTGAGTCTAATAAGAGTAAGTCATCTGAGTTAGACATTCCTTTTTCCCTTTCAATGAATAGTAGTTTCGGAAAGCTTGATATTTCTGATTATACTCTTAGTTTAATAAAAACTAAGGACAAAGAGAATCCATGGAAAATTAAGTGGAGTGAAAAATTACTATTCCCTCAGATGGAAAAAGGGGAAAAAATCAAAATACAAAGAATCCCTGCTAAAAGAGGCGAATTGACAGATAGAAACAATGTAAAGCTTGCATTCAATGGAAGTGTAGCTTCATTAGGAATACATCCTAGAAAATTTATCCCAAGTAAAGATTCTAGTGTACAAGCACTAGCTTCAATATTAGATTTAACCCCAGATTTTATATCAAGTAAACTAAAGGGTGCTGAAGATAAATTAGATGAATTTATACCATTAGTAAATGTATCTTTAAGCGATAAAGATAAGCTACAAAAGGCTATAGAAATTCCTGGAGTTAAATACATGGAGATTCCTTCAAGAGTATATACTGGAGGGGAAGCAATTGGCTCATTAGTTGGCTATGTTGCTCCTATTACTGCTGAAGAACTTGAGAAAAATCAGGGGAAAGGATATGGTAGTTCAAGTGTCATTGGAAAAGCTGGATTAGAGCAGGTTTTTGAACCTCGACTTAAAGGTGAAGATGGACTTAAGCTATATCTTACAAGAAAAGTTGATAATAAGGATACTGAGATTATCATAGTAAAAAAAGATTCAACCCCTGGCGAAAACATAAAGCTCTCCATCGACTTAGCATTGCAACAAAAAGTTTATAGTGAACTTAGTGGTCAAAAAGGGGCCTGCTCATCTATAAACCCTAAAACTGGGGAGGTTCTCTCATTAGTAAGTTCCCCTTCCTATGATCCAAATATATTTACAACTTATAAAACTGAAACAATAAAAAAGCAATGGGATACAGCTTGGAGTGATATATCAAATAATAGATTCAATAATACTTATGCACCTGGCTCAATCTTCAAATTTGTCACCGCTGCAATAGGTTTAGATACTGGTGTAATAAATCCAGAGGAGACTTTAGATATAAAGGGTACTGAATGGCAAAAAGATAGCTCCTGGGGAGGCAAAAAAATAACCACTACAGTTGGTTCCGATAAGCCAATCAACCTTAGAGATGCTCTTATCAGCTCCAACAATATATATTTTGCACAGCAGGCATTGAAAATTAAAGCTGACAAATTTATTGAAGGTGCTAAAGCATTTGGGATAGGAGAGGAAATTCCTTTTTCATATCCTATTTCAAAAAACCAAATTTCTAATGATAATACAATAAAAAGTGAAGAACTTTTAGCTGATACTGGTTATGGACAAGGAGAACTCTTAATATCTCCTCTTCAAGCTTCACTTATTTATAGTTCCGTAGTAAATGATGGTAACATTATGACTCCTATTCTAGAGTTAAGTGATAAAGCTCCTCAAAAGATTTGGAAAGAAAATGCTATCAAAAAAGAAAATATAAATATTTTAAAAGAAGACTTAATTGCAGTCGTAAATAGCCCTACTGCTACAGCAAATCTTGCAAAAATAGATGGAGCAAATATAGGAGGGAAAACTGGAACTGCTGAAATTAAAAAGACTCAAGATGATGCAAATGGAACAGAAAATTCTTGGTTTGTAGGAATGAATATGGACAACCCAAAACTTGTTGTGGCTATGATGATGGAAGATACAAAATCCATAGGTGGAACTAAATATCTTGTACCTAAAGTAAAAAATGTACTTAGTTACTCTATGGGATCAAAATAA
- a CDS encoding TIGR04540 family protein, translated as MRAVYKNPKELATVIKDSVDAYLEDLVTYDQLEQKLTKVINANGERVYKNGIIALQISNVLGESRTEIVNKIYNK; from the coding sequence ATGAGAGCAGTTTATAAGAACCCAAAAGAATTAGCAACAGTTATAAAGGATTCTGTAGATGCATATTTGGAGGATTTAGTAACTTATGATCAGCTAGAACAAAAGTTAACTAAAGTAATTAATGCAAATGGAGAAAGAGTATATAAAAATGGAATAATCGCATTACAGATTTCAAATGTTCTAGGTGAATCCAGAACAGAAATAGTGAATAAAATATATAATAAGTAA
- a CDS encoding ABC transporter substrate-binding protein, producing the protein MKKIKKLLAMACTLTVSMGILVGCGSSQTTNDKKVTLDIFQFKVEAKDALEKAAKTYMDENKNVTINVQTVGGGQDYGAALKSKFASGEEPAIYNIGGPQDALDWKDKLEDLSKEPWVSQAYDGTLGAVTMDGKILGMPFDLEGYGLIYNKNVFKKAGIDPASIKTYADLEKAVQTLDSKKGDLGLESVFALPGKETWVTGLHLSNVAFSNEFKDGVAAFNSKTIDFKYNDGMKKLLDLQIKYAFKPDGTNKSINSVDYSTQVEQKFSLGKVAIIQQGNWVYGSIDGVDKDLAQNVGILPMPIDGVKEGAIPVGVPMYWSVNSSKDDATKKAAKDFLNWLYTSDKGKDMIVHDFKFIPALKGYDSDNLQPADPLAKDIISYSKDGKTMPWVFMGYPTGWGQNKLGADIQKYISGEINWDTLVNNAKTEWQNARK; encoded by the coding sequence ATGAAAAAAATAAAAAAGCTTTTAGCTATGGCGTGTACTCTTACTGTTTCTATGGGAATACTTGTTGGTTGCGGTAGTTCTCAAACTACTAATGATAAAAAGGTCACTTTAGACATATTTCAATTTAAGGTTGAAGCAAAAGATGCCCTTGAAAAAGCAGCCAAAACTTATATGGATGAAAATAAAAACGTTACCATTAACGTTCAAACCGTTGGTGGTGGACAAGATTATGGTGCAGCGTTGAAATCAAAATTCGCATCTGGTGAAGAGCCAGCAATTTATAATATTGGAGGGCCTCAGGATGCTCTTGACTGGAAAGACAAGCTAGAAGATTTATCTAAAGAACCTTGGGTTTCACAAGCTTATGATGGAACATTAGGTGCAGTTACAATGGATGGTAAGATTCTAGGAATGCCTTTTGACTTAGAAGGATACGGACTTATATATAACAAAAATGTATTTAAGAAGGCAGGAATAGATCCAGCATCAATAAAAACTTATGCAGATTTAGAAAAGGCAGTTCAAACTTTAGATTCTAAAAAAGGAGACTTAGGATTAGAATCTGTATTTGCTCTACCAGGAAAAGAAACTTGGGTAACAGGATTACATTTATCAAATGTTGCATTTTCAAATGAATTTAAGGATGGAGTAGCAGCATTTAATTCTAAAACTATAGATTTTAAATACAACGATGGAATGAAAAAATTATTAGATTTACAAATTAAGTATGCATTTAAACCTGATGGAACAAATAAATCTATTAATAGTGTAGATTATTCAACTCAAGTTGAACAAAAATTCTCATTAGGAAAAGTTGCAATTATTCAACAAGGAAACTGGGTTTATGGAAGTATTGACGGTGTTGATAAGGATTTAGCACAAAATGTAGGAATATTACCTATGCCTATAGATGGTGTTAAAGAAGGAGCAATTCCTGTTGGTGTACCAATGTACTGGTCAGTAAATAGTAGTAAGGATGATGCAACTAAAAAAGCAGCTAAAGATTTCTTAAATTGGCTATATACCTCTGATAAGGGTAAAGACATGATAGTACATGATTTTAAATTCATACCTGCACTTAAGGGATATGATTCAGATAATTTACAGCCAGCAGATCCATTAGCAAAAGACATAATTAGCTATTCAAAAGATGGAAAGACTATGCCTTGGGTATTTATGGGATATCCAACAGGATGGGGACAAAATAAGTTAGGAGCTGACATTCAAAAATATATTTCAGGAGAAATTAACTGGGATACATTGGTGAACAATGCTAAAACTGAATGGCAAAATGCCAGAAAATAG
- a CDS encoding carbohydrate ABC transporter permease — translation MRKRNFSFWGFVGPILLAYIVVQLIPLVIGIYYSFTDWNGINSDVKLIGIQNYVDVFKDPTFKQSFWFTFKFTVLSIIVLNALGFGLALLVTRESKICNILRTVFFMPNLIGGLILGFIWQFIFTQVFSGIGKVFGQQWLLGWLSDGKTGLYGLVILMAWQMAGYLMVIYIASLQNIPAELLEAAEIDGANLWQKVKNIIIPLVRPAFTVSVFLTLANSFKLYDQNLSLTAGGPAKATEMLAMNIFNTAFQFNLMGIAQAKAVIFFVIVGGVSLIQLYFSKRSEVEM, via the coding sequence ATGAGAAAACGGAATTTTTCATTTTGGGGTTTTGTTGGACCAATTCTTTTGGCGTATATAGTAGTTCAATTAATTCCGTTAGTTATTGGGATATATTATTCCTTTACAGATTGGAATGGAATAAATTCAGATGTAAAGTTAATTGGAATACAAAATTATGTAGATGTATTTAAAGATCCAACATTTAAGCAATCCTTTTGGTTTACTTTTAAATTCACTGTTTTATCAATTATAGTATTAAATGCACTAGGATTTGGACTTGCATTATTAGTGACAAGAGAATCTAAAATATGTAATATACTTAGAACAGTATTTTTTATGCCAAATTTAATTGGTGGATTAATTTTAGGATTTATATGGCAATTTATTTTTACCCAAGTTTTTTCAGGTATTGGAAAAGTTTTCGGACAACAGTGGCTCCTAGGTTGGCTATCTGATGGAAAGACTGGTTTGTATGGGCTAGTTATATTAATGGCATGGCAAATGGCTGGATACTTAATGGTTATTTATATAGCTTCACTTCAAAATATACCAGCTGAATTATTAGAAGCAGCAGAAATTGATGGAGCTAATTTATGGCAAAAGGTAAAAAATATAATTATTCCATTAGTAAGACCAGCTTTTACTGTAAGTGTTTTTTTAACATTAGCAAATTCATTTAAGCTTTATGACCAAAACCTATCTTTAACAGCAGGGGGACCTGCTAAAGCAACTGAAATGTTAGCTATGAACATATTTAATACTGCTTTTCAATTTAACTTAATGGGAATCGCTCAAGCAAAAGCAGTTATATTCTTTGTTATAGTTGGAGGAGTATCATTAATTCAATTATACTTTTCAAAGAGAAGTGAGGTGGAGATGTAA
- a CDS encoding carbohydrate ABC transporter permease, whose amino-acid sequence MKVKKKLRISYILITIFSCLIGVLFLSPFYIIIINAFKSKKQLFENTLSIPHEVTFDNFKEAFHRLDFLSSLAHSLFITIVSVVLIVLFSSMAAWMLERTKSKLSGFIFTLFIASMIIPFQAVMLPLIRVMGKIHFLNVGGIIFMYVGFGSSLSIFLYHGFLKSIPKELDEAATIDGCNKFKTFWYIIFPLLKPMTITVAILNTVWIWNDYLLPSLVINKPNTLTIPLKTFFFFGEYTKQWNLALAGLILVIIPVIIFYFLAQKHIIKSITAGSIK is encoded by the coding sequence ATGAAAGTAAAGAAGAAGCTACGTATTTCCTATATTCTTATAACAATATTTAGTTGCTTAATAGGAGTGCTATTTTTATCACCATTTTATATTATAATTATCAATGCCTTTAAATCAAAAAAGCAATTGTTTGAGAATACATTATCCATTCCACATGAAGTAACATTTGATAATTTTAAAGAAGCATTTCATAGATTAGACTTTTTATCATCTTTAGCTCATTCACTATTTATAACAATTGTAAGTGTTGTTTTAATTGTATTATTTTCATCAATGGCTGCATGGATGCTCGAAAGAACAAAAAGTAAGTTAAGCGGATTTATTTTTACATTATTTATTGCATCTATGATAATTCCTTTTCAAGCGGTAATGCTTCCACTAATAAGGGTTATGGGAAAGATACATTTCCTCAATGTTGGTGGAATAATATTCATGTATGTTGGCTTTGGCTCATCATTATCAATATTCTTGTATCATGGATTCCTAAAAAGTATTCCTAAAGAATTAGATGAGGCGGCTACAATTGATGGATGTAATAAATTTAAGACTTTTTGGTATATAATTTTTCCATTATTAAAGCCAATGACAATAACTGTTGCAATTTTAAATACTGTATGGATATGGAATGATTACTTACTTCCTTCACTAGTTATAAATAAGCCAAACACTCTTACCATACCACTTAAAACATTCTTTTTCTTTGGAGAATATACAAAACAGTGGAATTTAGCATTAGCTGGGCTTATTCTAGTCATTATACCAGTAATAATTTTCTACTTCCTTGCGCAAAAACATATTATAAAATCTATAACAGCAGGAAGTATAAAGTAA
- a CDS encoding GxGYxYP domain-containing protein, whose translation MKSKRTLIVLVILILMNSTSVLAYSNNPKYYMKNPKKPKYLYVLSQNDMTEAEQVMISTLQGLISTRSASQIYTINSNQPDYKIWLDDLKNYYKIDYELVANPWSMLDVFKDYIKGYVLYTKATPSDPSINNACTLASLKSSLAIDESIEDKVKDMGITTVAGDCRNTDKFWAYDNLWNKLRNHSLVIELSPAHSSALRDYAIMTKSLVFYEDDVNDFKLREKVFGSMNSNSVCLGWGPDEFKNVNIASKYGVGMVAADWSYNLSVLSSFPSNPLNQKNQAIPTDANAHYVTFIMSDGDNQQWNLGSNFNSDKWYGSKFRGDFNMGWSMTPSLYYLAPTVLNKYYSSSTSLDNFIVSPSGNSYIYPSKFPTKALDKYLEDLNFYMGKVDEKYLAVIDDCSFYNTNLWDKFTVEPNIEGVFYLNYSKHDDYKGKILWSNDKPIVSCRNLLWGDLEDEDELVNSIKNSVKNGEIDIKNESAYSFVYVHAWSKDMNDISSVVNSLNNIPNVRIVTPDLFMKLIKQNILQSKKNSNNCSFYFILPAVIDFIICFCARK comes from the coding sequence ATGAAAAGTAAAAGAACATTAATAGTATTAGTTATATTAATTTTAATGAATTCAACTTCGGTTTTAGCTTATTCAAATAATCCAAAATATTATATGAAAAATCCTAAAAAACCAAAATATCTTTATGTATTATCTCAAAATGATATGACAGAAGCTGAGCAAGTTATGATTTCAACTTTGCAAGGATTAATTTCAACTCGTTCTGCAAGTCAAATATATACAATTAACTCCAATCAACCAGACTATAAAATATGGTTAGATGACTTGAAAAACTATTATAAAATTGATTACGAACTAGTTGCTAACCCCTGGAGTATGTTGGATGTCTTTAAAGACTATATCAAAGGATATGTTCTATATACTAAGGCAACTCCATCTGACCCTTCAATTAATAACGCTTGCACTTTGGCTTCTTTAAAATCCTCTTTAGCCATAGATGAATCTATAGAGGATAAAGTTAAAGACATGGGAATAACAACAGTTGCTGGTGATTGTAGAAATACAGATAAGTTTTGGGCATATGATAACCTATGGAATAAGCTAAGAAACCATTCCTTGGTTATAGAATTATCACCTGCACATTCTAGTGCTCTAAGAGATTATGCAATTATGACAAAATCTTTAGTCTTCTATGAAGATGATGTTAATGATTTTAAACTTAGAGAAAAAGTTTTTGGTTCCATGAATTCTAATTCTGTATGTCTTGGGTGGGGACCAGATGAGTTTAAAAACGTAAATATCGCTTCAAAATATGGGGTTGGAATGGTTGCTGCGGATTGGTCCTATAATTTGTCTGTACTTAGTTCATTTCCATCTAATCCATTAAATCAGAAAAATCAAGCAATTCCTACTGATGCGAATGCTCATTATGTGACTTTTATAATGTCTGATGGAGATAATCAACAATGGAATTTAGGAAGCAATTTTAATTCAGACAAATGGTATGGATCAAAGTTTAGAGGGGATTTTAATATGGGCTGGAGTATGACTCCTTCTTTATATTACCTCGCCCCTACAGTTCTAAATAAATATTATAGTTCATCAACTAGTTTAGACAATTTCATCGTCTCTCCTTCTGGGAATTCATACATTTATCCAAGTAAATTTCCTACTAAAGCATTGGATAAATATTTAGAGGATTTAAATTTCTATATGGGAAAAGTTGATGAAAAGTATTTAGCTGTAATTGACGATTGCTCCTTCTACAATACTAACTTATGGGATAAATTCACCGTAGAACCTAATATTGAAGGGGTCTTTTATTTAAATTACTCTAAACATGATGATTATAAAGGGAAAATTCTATGGTCAAATGATAAACCTATAGTATCCTGTAGAAATTTACTATGGGGAGATCTTGAAGATGAGGATGAATTAGTTAACTCTATTAAAAACTCCGTAAAAAATGGTGAAATAGATATAAAAAATGAAAGTGCCTACTCATTTGTATATGTTCACGCCTGGAGTAAAGATATGAATGATATAAGTAGTGTTGTTAACAGTCTTAATAATATTCCTAATGTACGTATTGTAACCCCTGACTTATTTATGAAATTAATTAAACAAAATATATTGCAAAGTAAAAAGAACAGTAATAACTGTTCTTTTTACTTTATACTTCCTGCTGTTATAGATTTTATAATATGTTTTTGCGCAAGGAAGTAG